One Bradyrhizobium sp. ISRA464 genomic window carries:
- a CDS encoding MBL fold metallo-hydrolase, which yields MSERRPSPFKTLFEADVATLIQAADDVYQIRFKNRAANAYLVRGSKRTIMIDVGLSTNYPSLLACLDHLGVTPEMIDMVVLSHEHLDHIGAAYHFHGLAYIAAHRLAANKIMLRDDFSMLRKMFNEPNVPIDIDLWLEEGNLIDLGNFRLNVMYTPGHTSACITLFDQDKGLLFAADTLMPGGVMGGVFGSGSIADYIQSLERLKGLNSRILLSGHGRLSDTPQDDVRIALQRSHALLEDTAQLFDALDARANFEPIMQSVRDLNKLDD from the coding sequence ATGAGCGAGCGCCGGCCCAGTCCGTTCAAGACGCTGTTCGAAGCTGACGTGGCGACGCTGATCCAGGCCGCCGACGACGTCTACCAGATCCGATTCAAGAACCGCGCGGCGAACGCCTATCTCGTGCGCGGCAGCAAGCGGACCATCATGATCGACGTCGGACTGTCGACCAACTATCCGTCCCTCCTCGCCTGCCTCGACCACCTCGGGGTGACGCCCGAGATGATCGACATGGTGGTGCTGAGCCACGAGCATCTCGACCACATCGGCGCGGCCTATCATTTCCACGGCCTTGCCTATATCGCCGCGCACCGGCTCGCCGCCAACAAGATCATGCTGCGCGACGACTTCTCGATGCTGCGCAAGATGTTCAACGAGCCGAACGTGCCGATCGATATCGACCTCTGGCTCGAGGAAGGCAATCTGATCGACCTCGGCAATTTCCGCCTCAACGTGATGTACACGCCGGGCCATACCTCCGCTTGCATTACGCTGTTCGACCAGGACAAGGGCCTGCTGTTCGCGGCCGACACGCTGATGCCGGGCGGCGTGATGGGCGGCGTGTTCGGCTCCGGCTCGATCGCCGATTACATCCAGTCGCTGGAGCGGCTGAAGGGTCTCAATTCGAGGATCCTGCTGTCGGGTCATGGCCGCCTGTCCGACACGCCGCAGGATGACGTGCGGATCGCGCTGCAGCGCTCGCACGCCTTGCTCGAAGACACCGCGCAATTGTTCGACGCACTCGACGCGCGCGCGAATTTCGAGCCGATCATGCAGTCGGTGCGCGACCTCAACAAACTCGACGATTGA
- a CDS encoding glutathione S-transferase family protein, whose amino-acid sequence MKLYDSIGPNPRIVRMFMAEKGIEMPKQTVDLRGGENREAAHLKRNPHGQMPTLELDDGSYLSEITAICEYLEEKHPSPAMIGATPEQRAECRMWTRRLDLNIAEPLANGYRFGEALKFFEKRIPVAPEASPGLKMIAANRIKWLNDQMADGREYICGKRFTLADMLLYCWLDFGNQVGQPLDKSNTNIVAWFNRVGERASVKA is encoded by the coding sequence ATGAAGCTTTACGACTCGATCGGGCCGAACCCGCGCATTGTGCGCATGTTCATGGCCGAGAAGGGCATCGAGATGCCCAAGCAGACCGTCGATCTGCGCGGCGGCGAGAACCGCGAGGCGGCGCACCTGAAGCGCAATCCGCACGGCCAGATGCCGACGCTGGAGCTCGACGACGGTAGCTATCTCTCCGAAATCACGGCAATCTGCGAATATCTCGAGGAGAAGCACCCCTCTCCCGCGATGATCGGTGCGACGCCGGAACAACGCGCCGAGTGCCGGATGTGGACGCGCCGGCTCGATCTCAACATCGCCGAGCCGCTCGCCAATGGCTACCGTTTCGGCGAGGCGTTGAAGTTCTTCGAGAAGCGCATTCCGGTCGCGCCCGAGGCTTCGCCGGGGCTGAAGATGATCGCCGCCAACCGCATCAAATGGCTGAACGACCAGATGGCCGACGGACGCGAATACATCTGCGGCAAGCGCTTCACGCTCGCCGACATGCTGCTCTATTGCTGGCTCGATTTCGGCAACCAGGTCGGCCAGCCGCTGGACAAGTCGAACACCAACATCGTGGCTTGGTTCAACCGCGTGGGCGAACGGGCTTCGGTGAAGGCCTGA
- a CDS encoding TPM domain-containing protein, with protein sequence MGIKRIGKHLLEHRWRVRRDFPPRVLEAIERAIKAGEATHSGQIRFVVEGALDGVPLFRDQPARERALDVFSHLRIWDTHHNNGVLIYLLLADRDVEIVADRGIDAKVGAAGWEAICRAMEVDFRAGRFEQGVIKGIEAVSRELAKHFPHVAGGPNELPDKPVVI encoded by the coding sequence ATGGGCATCAAGCGCATCGGCAAGCATCTGCTCGAACACCGCTGGCGGGTGCGGCGTGATTTTCCGCCGCGCGTGCTCGAGGCCATCGAGCGGGCGATCAAGGCCGGCGAAGCCACGCATTCAGGCCAGATCCGTTTCGTGGTCGAGGGCGCGCTTGACGGCGTGCCGCTGTTCCGCGACCAGCCGGCGCGGGAGCGGGCCCTCGACGTATTCTCGCACCTGCGGATCTGGGACACCCATCACAACAACGGCGTGTTGATCTATCTCCTGCTGGCCGATCGCGACGTCGAGATCGTCGCCGACCGCGGCATCGACGCAAAGGTGGGCGCTGCGGGCTGGGAAGCCATCTGCCGCGCGATGGAGGTGGATTTTCGGGCCGGCCGGTTCGAGCAGGGCGTGATCAAGGGGATCGAGGCCGTGTCGCGGGAGCTCGCAAAACACTTCCCGCACGTGGCCGGCGGTCCGAATGAGCTGCCGGACAAGCCGGTGGTGATTTGA